The following are from one region of the Ochotona princeps isolate mOchPri1 chromosome 4, mOchPri1.hap1, whole genome shotgun sequence genome:
- the LOC101525922 gene encoding olfactory receptor 52I1, which produces MLGPPYNHTVDTPAIFFLVGIPGLPSSHLWLAISLSPMYTTALVGNTLIVIAVWMDSTLQEPMYHLLCCLAAVDIVMASSVVPKMVSIFCSGDGSISFHACLTQMYFVHAATAVETGLLLAMAFDRYIAICRPLHYKTILTSQVILGMTLAIILRAVLIMTPLSWMVSHLPFCGSNVILHSYCEHMAVVKLACADPMPSSLYSLIGSSVIVGCDVAFIAASYVLILRAVFGLSSKKAQLKALSTCGSHVGVMTLYYLPGLASHYVSWLGQDTVPLHTQVLLADLYLIIPPTLNPIIYGMRTKQIQERIWNLLTDCLFKHSNHGS; this is translated from the coding sequence ATGCTGGGACCACCCTACAATCACACAGTGGACACCCCTGCCATCTTCTTCCTGGTGGGGATTCCAGGTTTGCCATCCTCACATCTTTGGCTGGCTATCTCTCTGAGTCCCATGTACACCACAGCCCTGGTGGGAAACACCCTCATCGTGATTGCAGTCTGGATGGATTCCACTCTGCAAGAGCCCATGTATCACTTGCTGTGctgtctggctgctgtggacattgtCATGGCCTCCTCCGTAGTGCCCAAGATGGTGAGCATCTTCTGCTCGGGAGACGGCTCCATCAGCTTCCATGCTTGTCTCACTCAGATGTACTTTGTGCATGCGGCCACGGCTGTGGAGacagggctgctgctggccatggCTTTTGACCGCTATATAGCCATCTGCAGGCCTCTGCACTACAAGACAATTCTCACCTCTCAAGTGATCCTGGGTATGACTTTGGCTATCATTCTGCGAGCTGTCCTGATCATGACTCCACTGAGTTGGATGGTGAGTCATTTGCCTTTCTGTGGCTCCAATGTGATTCTGCATTCCTACTGTGAGCACATGGCTGTGGTCAAGTTAGCATGTGCTGACCCCATGCCCAGCAGTCTCTACAGCCTCATTGGTTCTTCTGTTATTGTGGGCTGTGATGTGGCGTTCATTGCTGCCTCGTATGTGTTGATTCTCAGGGCGGTATTTGGTCTCTCTTCCAAGAAAGCTCAGTTGAAAGCATTGAGCACATGTGGTTCTCATGTGGGAGTTATGACTCTCTATTATCTACCTGGGTTGGCATCCCATTATGTATCCTGGCTAGGGCAAGACACAGTACCCTTGCACACTCAAGTGCTGTTAGCTGACCTGTATCTTATCATCCCACCCACGTTAAATCCTATCATTTATGGCATGAGAACCAAGCAAATCCAGGAGAGAATATGGAATTTGCTGACGGACTGCCTCTTTAAGCACTCTAATCATGGTTCCTGA
- the LOC131480085 gene encoding olfactory receptor 52I1-like, with translation MLGPPYNHTVDTPAIFFLVGIPGLPSSHLWLAISLSPMYTTALVGNTLIVIAVWMDSTLQEPMYHLLCCLAAVDIVMASSVVPKMVSIFCSGDGSISFHACLTQMYFVHAATAVETGLLLAMAFDRYIAICRPLHYKTILTPQVILGMTLAIILRAVLIMTPLSWMVSHLPFCGSNVILHSYCEHMAVVKLACADPMPSSLYSLIGSSIIVGCDVAFIAASYVLILRAVFGLSSKKAQLKALSTCGSHVGVMTLYYLPGLASHYVSWLGQDRVPLHTQVLLADLYLIIPPTLNPIIYGMRTKQIQERIWNLLTDCLFKHSNHGS, from the coding sequence ATGCTGGGACCACCCTACAATCACACAGTGGACACCCCTGCCATCTTCTTCCTGGTGGGGATTCCGGGTTTGCCATCCTCACATCTTTGGCTGGCTATCTCTCTGAGTCCCATGTACACTACAGCCCTGGTGGGAAACACCCTCATCGTGATTGCAGTCTGGATGGATTCCACTCTGCAAGAGCCCATGTATCACTTGCTGTGctgtctggctgctgtggacattgtCATGGCCTCCTCCGTAGTGCCCAAGATGGTGAGCATCTTCTGCTCGGGAGACGGCTCCATCAGCTTCCATGCTTGTCTCACTCAGATGTACTTTGTGCATGCGGCCACGGCTGTGGAGacagggctgctgctggccatggCTTTTGACCGCTATATAGCCATCTGCAGGCCTCTGCACTACAAGACAATTCTCACCCCTCAAGTGATCCTAGGTATGACTTTGGCCATCATTCTGCGAGCTGTCCTGATCATGACTCCACTGAGTTGGATGGTGAGTCATTTGCCTTTCTGTGGCTCCAATGTGATTCTGCATTCCTACTGTGAGCACATGGCTGTGGTCAAGTTAGCATGTGCTGACCCCATGCCCAGCAGTCTCTACAGCCTCATTGGTTCTTCCATTATTGTGGGCTGTGATGTGGCATTCATTGCTGCCTCGTATGTGTTGATTCTCAGGGCGGTATTTGGTCTCTCTTCCAAGAAAGCTCAGTTGAAAGCATTGAGCACATGTGGTTCTCATGTGGGAGTTATGACTCTCTATTATCTACCTGGGTTGGCATCCCATTATGTATCCTGGCTAGGGCAAGACAGAGTACCCTTACACACTCAAGTGCTGTTAGCTGACCTGTATCTTATCATCCCACCCACGTTAAATCCTATCATTTATGGCATGAGAACCAAGCAAATCCAGGAGAGAATATGGAATTTGCTGACGGACTGCCTCTTTAAGCACTCTAATCATGGTTCCTGA